One window from the genome of Jiangella alba encodes:
- a CDS encoding alpha/beta hydrolase produces the protein MPYGYLFSTVLLALGTLAALAPAPRRYPVVGVVSFVLGLVVNELPFLALTLLAGSTALVFGQGDVESAGAWAVVGVAALTAPGLVVVARRSLGAPRIVRSAVAAGLGDAAAERVGRRTPWASILFRPLWVHRRDVRRTRNLAYGDAGRRHRLDVYRSRAPRTGEPAPVIVYLHGGGYFSGHKNREGRLLLYRLAARGHVCVSANYRLRPHTDFAGHLADLQRVLAWVRAHIAEYGGDPDRVILAGSSAGAHLAAVTALSPAPEQPVVTAPLLAPDQPAATAATAPSTAPDQPAATAGRPAPAGPVQPAATDVTAPSPAHRPLAAICLYGYYGHYYGMGPQDLPVSSPVGYAADAAPPVFVAHGDRDTLVSVTAAREFVAHLRAASPSPVVYAELPGAHHSFDLFRSVRHEAVIDGVEAFVSWVAGAPAGSAGQRGTTSSPASV, from the coding sequence ATGCCCTACGGATACCTGTTCTCGACCGTCCTCCTCGCCCTCGGCACGCTGGCCGCGCTCGCACCGGCGCCGCGCCGTTACCCGGTCGTCGGGGTGGTGAGCTTCGTGCTCGGACTCGTGGTCAACGAGCTGCCGTTCCTGGCCCTGACCCTGCTCGCCGGATCGACGGCGCTGGTGTTCGGGCAGGGCGACGTCGAGTCGGCGGGCGCGTGGGCGGTCGTCGGCGTCGCGGCGCTGACGGCGCCCGGCCTGGTCGTCGTCGCGCGGCGATCGCTCGGTGCGCCGCGGATCGTCCGCTCGGCCGTCGCCGCTGGCCTCGGCGACGCCGCCGCCGAGCGGGTCGGGCGGCGGACGCCGTGGGCGTCGATCCTGTTCAGGCCGCTGTGGGTGCATCGCCGCGACGTGCGGCGCACCAGGAACCTCGCCTACGGCGACGCCGGCCGGCGGCACCGCCTCGACGTCTACCGGTCCCGCGCCCCGCGGACCGGCGAGCCCGCGCCCGTCATCGTCTACCTGCACGGCGGCGGCTACTTCAGCGGCCACAAGAACCGCGAGGGCCGGCTGCTGCTGTACCGGCTGGCCGCCCGCGGCCACGTGTGCGTCAGCGCGAACTACCGCCTCCGCCCGCACACCGACTTCGCCGGCCACCTCGCCGACCTCCAGCGCGTGCTGGCCTGGGTCCGCGCCCACATCGCCGAGTACGGCGGCGACCCGGACCGCGTGATCCTCGCCGGCAGCTCCGCCGGCGCCCACCTGGCCGCCGTGACCGCGCTGTCGCCGGCGCCCGAACAGCCCGTTGTGACGGCGCCGTTGCTGGCGCCCGACCAGCCTGCCGCCACCGCTGCGACGGCCCCGTCGACGGCACCCGACCAGCCGGCCGCGACCGCCGGCCGACCCGCACCGGCGGGGCCGGTCCAGCCTGCCGCGACCGACGTGACGGCGCCGTCTCCGGCGCACCGCCCGCTGGCGGCGATCTGCCTGTACGGCTACTACGGCCACTACTACGGCATGGGCCCGCAGGACCTGCCCGTGTCGTCGCCGGTGGGGTATGCGGCCGACGCGGCGCCGCCGGTGTTCGTGGCGCACGGCGACCGCGACACGCTGGTCTCGGTGACCGCCGCCCGCGAGTTCGTCGCGCACCTACGGGCAGCGTCGCCCAGCCCGGTCGTGTACGCCGAACTGCCGGGCGCGCACCACTCCTTCGACCTGTTCCGCTCCGTGCGGCACGAGGCCGTGATCGACGGCGTCGAGGCGTTCGTGTCGTGGGTGGCCGGCGCCCCGGCTGGATCGGCTGGTCAGCGCGGCACCACCTCCTCGCCGGCATCGGTCTGA
- a CDS encoding SRPBCC family protein, with the protein MTGSSSPTATAACSGAAIATGWHAGLELLAAALDARPIDWDVWRRAADLEHLRGVIVTESLHTDGDRSVLRMERRFRHPRAQVWRALTEPGHLSQWFPARVEFALEAGADVSFDWGDGSGPAVDGRVTEVSPGRLLAFTWGDELLRFALRDDGDGCLLEFTHVFDDRYGAASFASGWSQCFVGLGQVLAGEPVTAASPSAAQHDAFVDRFGLGAGVSSTVDGESRVRFERQLTAPAGVAWPVIERLADAPSAGVVERDEPKALAYTARGGAQVRWELGDGTGHGARLVLTVTGPAADDPSWSARVADLARELRG; encoded by the coding sequence GTGACCGGGAGCTCGTCCCCCACGGCGACGGCCGCCTGCTCCGGCGCGGCCATCGCGACCGGCTGGCACGCCGGGCTGGAGCTGCTGGCGGCCGCCCTCGACGCCCGTCCCATCGACTGGGACGTCTGGCGGCGCGCCGCTGACCTGGAACATCTACGAGGAGTCATCGTGACCGAGTCCCTGCACACCGACGGCGACCGCAGCGTGCTGCGCATGGAGCGCCGGTTCCGCCATCCGCGGGCGCAGGTGTGGCGCGCGCTCACCGAGCCCGGCCACCTGAGCCAGTGGTTCCCCGCCCGCGTCGAGTTCGCCCTCGAAGCCGGCGCCGACGTCAGCTTCGACTGGGGCGACGGCAGCGGGCCGGCGGTCGACGGCCGGGTGACGGAGGTGTCGCCGGGCCGGCTGCTGGCCTTCACCTGGGGCGACGAGCTGCTGCGGTTCGCCCTGCGCGACGACGGCGACGGCTGCCTGCTGGAGTTCACCCACGTCTTCGACGACCGCTACGGCGCGGCCAGCTTCGCGTCCGGGTGGAGCCAGTGCTTCGTCGGCCTCGGCCAGGTCCTGGCCGGCGAGCCCGTCACCGCCGCGTCGCCGTCCGCCGCACAGCACGACGCGTTCGTCGACCGGTTCGGCCTCGGCGCCGGCGTCTCCTCGACCGTCGACGGTGAGTCGCGGGTGCGGTTCGAGCGGCAGCTCACCGCCCCGGCCGGGGTCGCCTGGCCGGTCATCGAGCGCCTCGCCGACGCCCCGTCCGCCGGCGTCGTCGAGCGCGACGAGCCCAAGGCGCTCGCCTACACCGCGCGGGGCGGTGCCCAGGTGCGCTGGGAACTGGGCGACGGCACCGGCCACGGCGCCCGCCTCGTCCTCACCGTCACCGGCCCCGCGGCCGACGACCCCTCCTGGTCCGCCCGCGTCGCCGACCTCGCCCGCGAGCTCCGCGGCTGA
- a CDS encoding ArsR/SmtB family transcription factor: protein MATEPFGVLADPARRRILDLLRERPRLAGELTAAVGLSQPGTSKHLRVLREAGLVTVRPEAQRRWYELRPEPLAEIDAWLTPYRWMWADRFDALERHLDTMDDE, encoded by the coding sequence ATGGCGACTGAACCGTTCGGCGTCCTCGCCGACCCCGCCCGGCGGCGCATCCTGGACCTCCTCCGCGAGCGCCCCCGGCTGGCCGGCGAGCTGACCGCCGCCGTCGGCCTGTCCCAGCCCGGCACGTCGAAGCACTTGCGGGTGCTGCGCGAGGCCGGGCTGGTCACCGTCCGCCCCGAGGCGCAGCGGCGGTGGTACGAGTTGCGGCCCGAGCCGCTCGCCGAGATCGACGCGTGGCTCACGCCGTACCGCTGGATGTGGGCCGATCGCTTCGACGCCCTCGAGCGCCACCTCGACACCATGGACGACGAGTGA
- a CDS encoding CHRD domain-containing protein, protein MRTWLLRSAALVTAAGAALVAGAVPASSGGGDVTTLHPVLTGAAERPGPGDADGRGAFAAVVRGDTLCYTLVAVRIEPATAAHIHIAPPTDPGPIVIGLATPDPVSHGCITAVPDGQNTTSTLTESELAALLADPGAFYVNVHNASFQPGAIRGQLR, encoded by the coding sequence ATGCGCACCTGGCTCCTCCGTTCCGCGGCCCTGGTCACCGCAGCCGGAGCCGCACTCGTCGCGGGCGCCGTACCCGCATCGTCCGGCGGCGGCGACGTCACCACCCTGCACCCCGTGCTGACCGGCGCCGCGGAGCGGCCCGGACCCGGCGACGCCGACGGTCGCGGCGCGTTCGCCGCCGTCGTCCGGGGCGACACGCTCTGCTACACGCTTGTCGCGGTCCGCATCGAGCCGGCGACGGCGGCGCACATCCACATCGCCCCGCCGACCGACCCCGGCCCGATCGTCATCGGCCTCGCGACACCCGACCCCGTCAGCCATGGCTGCATCACCGCGGTCCCCGACGGCCAGAACACGACCTCGACGCTCACCGAGAGTGAACTGGCCGCGCTGCTGGCCGACCCCGGCGCCTTCTACGTCAACGTGCACAACGCGTCGTTCCAGCCCGGCGCGATCCGGGGGCAGTTGCGCTGA
- a CDS encoding SigE family RNA polymerase sigma factor, which yields MSRRHARADEFVAYVDARRGYLRRVAYLVCGDWHAAEDLVQTALLKLYAAWPRIHTDGAEDAYVRRIIVRAHLDEKRRPWRRERIGLDGIDVAAPEPLSLEDSDALVGALKALPQRQRATVVLRYWCGLSVEETADDLGCTTGTVKSQTARAMAGLRASLSTDDVTTTERRSR from the coding sequence GTGAGCAGACGGCATGCGCGAGCTGACGAGTTCGTGGCCTACGTCGATGCGCGGCGTGGGTACCTGCGCCGCGTCGCCTACCTCGTGTGCGGAGACTGGCACGCCGCCGAGGATCTGGTGCAGACCGCGTTGCTCAAGCTGTACGCGGCCTGGCCCCGCATCCACACCGACGGCGCCGAGGACGCCTACGTCCGCCGCATCATCGTGCGGGCGCACCTGGACGAGAAGCGGCGGCCCTGGCGCCGCGAGCGCATCGGGCTCGACGGCATCGACGTCGCCGCGCCCGAGCCGCTCTCGCTGGAGGACAGCGACGCGCTCGTCGGTGCGCTCAAGGCCCTGCCACAGCGGCAACGCGCCACCGTGGTGCTGCGCTACTGGTGCGGGCTGAGCGTGGAGGAGACCGCCGACGACCTCGGCTGCACCACGGGCACGGTGAAGAGCCAGACCGCACGGGCGATGGCCGGCCTGCGCGCCTCCCTGTCGACCGACGACGTGACGACGACCGAGAGGCGATCGAGATGA